Proteins encoded within one genomic window of Saccharomyces mikatae IFO 1815 strain IFO1815 genome assembly, chromosome: 15:
- the SPE2 gene encoding adenosylmethionine decarboxylase SPE2 (similar to Saccharomyces cerevisiae SPE2 (YOL052C); ancestral locus Anc_8.800) yields MTVTIKELTNHNYIDHELSATLDSTDAFEGPEKLLEIWFFPHKNCVSSEKTLRDIVMEKWIEILKLVKCEVLSMKKTKELDAFLLSESSLFVFDHKLTLKTCGTTTTLFCLDKLFQTIEQELSWVFQKTPGGKYKPFKVFYSRRCFLFPCKQAAIHQNWADEVDYLNQFFDTGKSYSVGRNDKSNHWNLYVTETDRSAPQVKECIEDDDETFEVLMTELNPECASKFVCGPEASTTAPVEPNEDKGHNLGYQMTKETKLDEIYVNSSQDSNLSFHHDAFAFTPCGYSSNMVLDERYYYTLHVTPEKGWSYASFESNIPVFDISQGKQDNLNVLLHILNVFQPREFSMTFFTKNYKNQSFQKLLSINESLPDYIKLDKIVYDLDDYHLFYMKLQKKI; encoded by the coding sequence ATGACCGTTACCATCAAAGAACTGACTAACCACAATTACATTGATCACGAATTATCGGCCACACTAGACTCAACGGACGCGTTCGAGGGTCCTGAGAAGCTGCTGGAAATCTGGTTCTTTCCTCACAAGAATTGCGTCAGCTCCGAAAAGACGCTAAGAGATATTGTCATGGAGAAATGGATCGAGATTTTGAAACTAGTCAAGTGCGAGGTTCTTTCCATGAAGAAGACTAAAGAACTGGACGCCTTTTTGCTGAGTGAGTCCTCGCTCTTCGTTTTCGATCACAAATTGACGTTGAAGACGTGCGGTACTACAACGACATTGTTTTGTCTTGACAAGCTTTTCCAAACCATTGAGCAAGAGCTGTCATGGGTTTTCCAGAAAACACCGGGGGGTAAGTACAAGCCATTCAAAGTATTCTATTCCAGAcgatgttttcttttccccTGCAAGCAAGCTGCTATCCATCAAAACTGGGCAGACGAAGTAGACTATCTgaaccaattttttgacaCCGGTAAGAGTTATTCCGTTGGAAGAAATGACAAGAGCAATCATTGGAACCTGTATGTCACTGAGACGGATCGGTCGGCTCCTCAAGTGAAGGAGTGTATTGAGGATGACGACGAAACCTTTGAAGTTCTAATGACGGAGCTGAACCCTGAGTGTGCTAGCAAATTTGTTTGCGGCCCAGAAGCATCTACAACCGCCCCTGTTGAGCCGAACGAAGACAAGGGCCACAACCTCGGCTACCAAATGACTAAGGAAACTAAGCTTGACGAAATATACGTGAACTCATCTCAAGACTCCAACCTATCATTTCACCACGACGCGTTTGCATTCACACCGTGTGGCTACTCGTCTAACATGGTTCTCGATGAAAGATACTACTACACCCTGCATGTGACTCCAGAAAAGGGCTGGTCATACGCCTCTTTCGAAAGCAACATACCCGTTTTCGATATTTCTCAAGGGAAGCAAGACAATTTGAACGTTCTTCTACACATTCTGAACGTCTTCCAGCCAAGAGAATTCTCGATGACCTTCTTCACCAAGAATTATAAGAATCAGtcctttcaaaaactaCTAAGCATCAATGAATCACTTCCTGACTATATCAAACTAGACAAAATTGTCTATGATCTGGACGACTACCACCTTTTCTACATgaaacttcaaaagaaaatatga
- the GAL11 gene encoding Gal11p (similar to Saccharomyces cerevisiae GAL11 (YOL051W); ancestral locus Anc_7.81) — translation MSAAPVQDKDTLTNAERAKNVNGLLQVLMDINTLNGGSSHTADKIRIHAKNFEAALFAKSSSKKEYMDSMNEKVAVMRNAYNSRKSTVAAAAASNNISPVEQHHINNMKNSSGSANNMNVNMNLNPQMFLNQQAQARQQVAQQLRNQQQVAQQQQQQQQQQQQQQQQQQQQQQQQQQQQQQQQRRQLTPQQQQLVNQMKVAPIPKQLLQRIPNIPPNINTWQQVTALAQQKLLTPQDMEAAKEVYKIHQQLLFKARLQQQQAQVQAQAQAQVQVNNNNNGGLPQNGNINNSMNIPQQQQMQPSNANTNANPLQQQPSQNTVPNVLHQINQIFSPEEQRSLLQEAIETCKNFEKAQLGNTMTEPVKQSFIRKYINQKALRKIQALRDVKNNNNVNNNSANLQRAQNVPMNIIQQQQQSPNNNEIIPPSATPNTTSFPQPQNASSKLYQMQQQQAQAQAQAQAQAQAQAQAQAQAQAQAQAQAQAQAQAQAQAQAQAQAQAQAQAQAQAQAQAQAQAQVQAQHQPSQQPQQAQSQPNPLHGLTPTAKDVEVIKQLSLDASKTNLRLTDVTNSLSNEEKEKIRMKLKKGQKLFVQVSNFAPQVYIITKNENFLKEVFQLRIFVKEILEKCAEGVFVVKLDTVDRLIIKYQKYWESMRIQILRRQAILRQQQQMASNNSNPGTASAVNNNNIATQQNMQQSLQQMQHLQQLKMQQQQQQQQQQQQQQQQQQQQQQQQQQQQQQQQQQQLQQQQLQQQQQQQQQQQQQQQQHLYPSSTSGGANYPAMANASNNNIPYMNHKNTSSMEFLNSMENTPKVSVSAAATPSLNKAITSKVNNRTKSNSIPVTSIPSTNKKLSISNAASQQPTPRSASNTAKSTPNTNPSPLKTQAKNGTPNSNNMKTVQSPMGTQPSYGNTIIENAFRKEELLLKDLEMRKSEISSRFKHRQEIFKDSPTDLFMNTLGDCLGIKDEEMLTSCTIPKTVVDHTNGSGKRKPTKAAQRARDQDSVDISIKDNKLIMKSKFNKTNRLYSIALSNVAVIFKNIGGNFKDLSTLVHSSSPPASSSKLNIGNSNKRKASVLEISPQDSIASVLSPDSNIMCDSKRIKIDSPDDPFMTKSGVATNEKQEVTKNETTFLTSTTDSVQFNVWDWNNWTSAT, via the coding sequence ATGTCTGCTGCTCCCGTCCAAGACAAAGACACTCTAACCAATGCCGAGCGTGCGAAGAACGTCAACGGTTTGCTTCAAGTGCTCATGGACATTAACACTCTAAATGGAGGGAGTTCTCACACTGCTGATAAGATAAGGATTCATGCCAAAAATTTCGAGGCAGCTTTGTTCGCCAAGAGTTCctcaaagaaagaatatatggACAGCATGAACGAAAAAGTTGCTGTCATGCGCAATGCATACAATTCCAGAAAAAGCACAGttgcagcagcagcagccaGTAACAACATCAGCCCCGTGGAACAGCATCATATCAAcaatatgaaaaattctagCGGCAGCGCCAACAATATGAACGTGAATATGAATCTGAACCCCCAGATGTTCCTGAATCAGCAGGCTCAGGCAAGACAACAGGTTGCACAACAATTAAGAAACCAACAACAGGTTGcacagcaacaacaacaacaacaacaacagcaacaacaacagcaacaacaacagcaacaacagcagcagcagcagcaacaacaacaacagcagcagcagagGCGCCAATTGACTCctcagcaacaacagctaGTGAACCAAATGAAGGTAGCCCCCATCCCCAAGCAACTGCTGCAAAGAATTCCTAATATTCCACCAAATATCAATACTTGGCAGCAAGTCACTGCTTTAGCTCAGCAGAAGTTACTAACACCTCAGGATATGGAAGCTGCAAAAGAAGTCTACAAGATTCATCAGCAATTATTGTTTAAAGCAAGATTGCAGCAACAACAAGCCCAAGTCCAAGCCCAAGCCCAAGCCCAGGTTCAAgttaataacaacaataacgGCGGCCTCCCTCAAAATGGTAATATCAATAATAGTATGAATATTCCTCAACAACAGCAAATGCAACCTTCTAACGCAAATACGAATGCGAATCCTTTGCAACAGCAACCATCACAAAATACCGTACCAAACgttcttcatcaaatcaATCAAATTTTCTCTCCCGAAGAACAACGCAGCTTACTGCAAGAAGCCATTGAAACCTGCAAGAATTTCGAAAAGGCTCAATTGGGCAATACAATGACGGAACCGGTTAAGCAAAGCTTTATCAGAAAGTACATTAACCAAAAGGCGTTGAGAAAAATCCAGGCTTTGAGGGATGTTaagaacaacaacaatgtTAACAACAACAGCGCGAACCTGCAAAGAGCTCAAAATGTTCCTATGAACATcattcaacaacaacaacaaagcCCCAACAACAATGAGATTATCCCACCTTCTGCTACTCCCAACACTACCTCTTTCCCTCAGCCACAGAATGCAAGTTCCAAATTATATCAAatgcaacaacagcaggCTCAAGCACAAGCACAGGCTCAAGCACAAGCACAGGCTCAAGCacaagcacaagcacaagcacaggcacaagcacaagcacaGGCACAGGCTCAGGCacaagcacaagcacaGGCACAAGCTCAAGCACAAGCTCAAGCACAAGCACAGGCACAAGCACAGGCacaagcacaagcacaagcacaagcacaAGTACAAGCTCAACATCAACCCTCACAACAGCCCCAACAGGCTCAATCGCAACCTAATCCACTTCACGGGTTGACACCTACTGCAAAGGATGTCGAAGTCATTAAGCAATTGTCTTTGGATGCTTCCAAGACCAATCTAAGGCTCACAGATGTAACAAATTCTTTAtccaatgaagaaaaagaaaaaataagaatgaAGTTAAAGAAAGGTCAGAAGCTTTTTGTTCAAGTAAGTAATTTCGCACCTCAAGTTTACATCATCACGAAAAATGAGAATTTCTTAAAAGAAGTTTTCCAATTGAGAATATTTGTCAAAGAGATATTGGAAAAGTGTGCCGAGGGCGTATTTGTTGTTAAATTAGACACCGTTGACAGGTTAATCAttaaatatcaaaaatactgGGAAAGTATGAGAATTCAAATTTTAAGAAGACAAGCCATTTTAagacaacaacagcagatGGCtagcaacaacagcaacccAGGTACTGCTTCTGCTgttaataataacaatattgCAACTCAGCAAAATATGCAACAGTCACTACAGCAAATGCAGCATTTACAGCAATTGAAAatgcaacaacaacaacaacaacaacagcaacaacaacaacagcaacaacaacaacaacaacaacaacaacaacaacaacaacaacaacaacaacaacaacaacagcagctacaacaacagcagctacaacaacaacaacaacaacaacagcaacagcaacaacagcaacaacaacaccTATATCCTTCCTCAACGAGTGGTGGAGCTAATTATCCGGCAATGGCTAATGCTTCCAATAACAATATCCCTTATATGAATCACAAGAACACCTCTAGCATGGAGTTTTTGAACTCTATGGAAAATACACCAAAAGTTTCTGTATCTGCTGCGGCCACTCCATCACTTAACAAGGCGATCACTAGTAAGGTAAACAACAGAACTAAATCTAATTCAATACCTGTTACCAGCATTCCATCAACAAATAAGAAactttcaatatcaaatgCCGCTAGTCAACAACCAACTCCTCGATCTGCATCGAATACCGCTAAGTCAACCCCAAATACTAATCCTTCTCCATTGAAGACTCAAGCAAAAAATGGAACGCCAAACTCCAATAATATGAAGACAGTGCAATCTCCTATGGGTACACAACCATCCTATGGTAATaccattattgaaaatgcgTTTAGAAAGGAAGAGCTTTTGCTAAAAGATTTGGAAATGAGGAAGTCAGAAATATCCTCTCGTTTTAAACATCgtcaagaaattttcaaagattctcCTACAGATTTGTTTATGAATACATTAGGTGATTGTTTAGGTATTAAGGATGAAGAGATGCTTACTTCGTGCACTATTCCTAAGACTGTGGTTGATCACACCAATGGTTCTGGTAAAAGGAAGCCTACCAAAGCAGCCCAGAGGGCCCGTGATCAAGACTCTGTTGACATTTCCATAAAGGACAACAAGTTAATCATGAAAAGTAAATTTAATAAGACTAATAGGTTATATTCGATAGCATTGTCCAATGTTGCtgtcattttcaaaaacattgGTGGTAACTTTAAAGATTTATCTACTCTGGTCCATTCATCGTCACCGCCTGCCTCATCTTCCAAGTTGAATATCGGCAATTCCAATAAGAGGAAAGCCAGCGTGTTAGAAATAAGCCCACAGGATTCAATAGCTTCGGTGCTATCCCCAGATTCAAATATAATGTGTGATTCCAAAAGAATCAAAATAGACTCCCCTGATGACCCATTCATGACAAAATCCGGAGTCGCAACTaatgaaaaacaagaagttACAAAGAACGAAACGACGTTTTTGACTTCCACTACTGATTCGGTGCAATTCAATGTATGGGATTGGAATAATTGGACAAGTGCTACTTGA
- the DDR2 gene encoding Ddr2p (similar to Saccharomyces cerevisiae HOR7 (YMR251W-A) and DDR2 (YOL052C-A); ancestral locus Anc_8.802), with amino-acid sequence MKVSQILVSAVSVFGFAASVNAQNASNTTSNAAPALHAQNGQLLNAGVVGAAVGGALAFLI; translated from the coding sequence atgaaagtaTCACAAATTTTGGTTTCTGCTGTCTCTGTTTTCGGCTTCGCTGCTAGCGTAAACGCCCAAAATGCTTCCAACACCACTAGCAATGCAGCCCCTGCATTGCACGCACAGAACGGTCAACTGTTGAATGCTGGAGTTGTCGGAGCCGCAGTCGGTGGTGCTCTGGCCTTTTTAATTTAA
- the GSH2 gene encoding glutathione synthase (similar to Saccharomyces cerevisiae GSH2 (YOL049W); ancestral locus Anc_7.82) yields MSHHSPPKNQIRELIEEINQWAIANGLAMYPPNFEANPSNASVSPVTIYPTPIPKRCFDEAVEIQPVFNELYARLAQDMAHPDSLLHKTTEALALSDPEFTGKLWSLYLKILKDVQKKRQTFKLGIFRSDYLIDKKNGSEQIKQVEFNTVSVSFAGLSEKVDRLHAYLNKANKYDLKGPFYNEQNMVISDSGYLLSMALAKAVESYTSQQISSTSSDPIVAFIVQRNERNVFDQKILELNLLEKFGIKSVRLTFDDVHDKMFTDNETGKLFVKDAEQEVAVVYYRTGYTTTDYTSEKDWEARLFLEKSFAIKAPDLLTQLSGSKKIQQLLTNKSVLGKYTCNPKKRDSLLKTFVKIYPLDDTELGREGKRLAFSDPSKYVLKPQREGGGNNVYKENIPNFLKGIEERHWDAYILMELIEPELNENNVILRDNKSYEEPIISELGVYGCILFDDKQVLMNEFSGSLLRSKFNTSNEGGVAAGFGCLDSIILY; encoded by the coding sequence ATGTCACATCATTCACCTCCCAAGAACCAAATCCGTGAACTAATCGAGGAAATCAATCAGTGGGCTATAGCTAATGGATTAGCCATGTATCCTCCTAATTTTGAGGCAAATCCATCGAATGCTTCGGTGTCGCCGGTAACGATCTATCCAACTCCAATTCCTAAGAGATGTTTTGATGAGGCCGTTGAAATTCAACCAGTATTTAATGAATTATATGCCCGTCTTGCTCAAGATATGGCTCACCCAGATTCGTTGCTGCATAAGACAACTGAAGCGTTGGCTTTATCAGACCCCGAATTCACTGGTAAATTATGGTCCTTATACcttaaaattttgaaagatgtacagaaaaaaaggcagACTTTTAAACTAGGTATATTTAGGTCAGATTATTTAATTGATAAGAAGAACGGTAGTGAGCAAATTAAGCAAGTGGAATTCAATACTGTATCCGTATCATTTGCAGGTCTCAGTGAGAAAGTAGATAGATTGCATGCCTATTTAAACAAGGCAAACAAATACGATCTTAAAGGACCGTTCTATAATGAACAAAATATGGTCATTTCCGACTCAGGGTATTTATTATCTATGGCATTGGCTAAAGCTGTTGAATCATATACATCACAGCAAATTTCTTCCACTTCTAGTGATCCAATTGTTGCGTTCATTGTTCAAAGAAATGAGAGAAATGTGTTTGATCAGAAGATCTTGGAATTGAATCTGTTGGAAAAGTTCGGTATTAAGTCTGTGAGATTGACATTCGATGATGTTCACGACAAAATGTTCACTGATAATGAAACAGGAAAACTTTTTGTCAAGGATGCAGAACAAGAAGTAGCGGTTGTCTATTATAGAACTGGTTATACAACTACCGATTACACGTCCGAAAAGGACTGGGAAGCAAGATTATTCCTCGAGAAAAGTTTCGCTATTAAGGCTCCAGACTTACTTACCCAATTATCTGGTTCCAAGAAAATCCAGCAATTGTTGACCAACAAGAGCGTATTGGGTAAGTATACCTGCAATCctaaaaaaagagatagTTTGTTGAAAACATTTGTCAAAATTTACCCCTTAGACGATACAGAACTTGGTAGGGAAGGCAAGAGATTAGCGTTCAGTGACCCCTCTAAATATGTGCTAAAACCACAAAGAGAAGGCGGTGGTAACAATGTTTATAAAGAGAATATTcctaattttttgaagggTATTGAAGAACGTCATTGGGACGCATATATTCTCATGGAGTTGATCGAGCCCGAGTTGAATGAGAATAACGTTATATTACGTGATAATAAGTCTTATGAAGAGCCAATAATTAGTGAGTTGGGAGTTTACGGTTGCATTCTATTTGACGACAAGCAAGTTTTAATGAATGAATTTAGTGGCTCATTACTAAGATCCAAGTTCAACACTTCAAATGAAGGCGGTGTGGCTGCAGGATTTGGATGTTTGGACAGTATTATTCTGTATTAG
- the AIM39 gene encoding Aim39p (similar to Saccharomyces cerevisiae AIM39 (YOL053W); ancestral locus Anc_8.806), whose translation MIRFTILRNTKTSLLSTSNICLSFAQVSTSSLIWSNTLNSTVITKNPIVLAPKRHVHDGKHFFTTPHQQQQTKLGETEEGTRRNIKEEDLKSIGQAITHQRNKRRKQIWSAVFGGIFGVIIGYSVIYKVIYLKEQSFLPLFPSSKIRKLSARDLKKVDVNQVQKLSKLRVLEILSGHDMIKEQYGVPLLDKDGSSPRLNEFSMWCEDQDPCVTGVVMEPDDQRNSSHTWYRIPLVCKWRITHRPISIRGTIDDLLNRIGLETADLFEIISPERVYGSFKYEYPLQGDSHALHLWFHGEIELDDNSLIVYNGKYHVDVKLQEIDLFRREKNGQLVQYVLFKNNPVNR comes from the coding sequence ATGATTCGGTTCACGATTCTACGTAATACTAAGACATCTCTTCTTTCTACGAGTAATATATGTTTATCATTTGCCCAGGTGTCCACTAGTAGTCTAATTTGGTCCAATACTTTGAATAGCACTGTTATAACTAAAAACCCAATAGTGCTAGCACCAAAGAGACATGTTCATGATGgaaagcatttttttacgACACCAcatcaacaacagcagACGAAGTTAGGGGAAACTGAAGAGGGAACTCGTCGcaatataaaagaagaggatTTGAAAAGCATTGGCCAAGCAATAACACACCAACGAAACAAACGCCGAAAACAAATATGGTCTGCTGTGTTTGGGGGTATATTCGGCGTAATAATAGGATATTCAGTAATCTATAAAGTGATATATTTAAAGGAACAAAGCTTCTTACCATTGTTTCCTTCATCCAAGATACGTAAATTAAGTGCaagagatttgaaaaaggtTGACGTAAACCAGGTACAAAAGCTTTCTAAATTAAGAGTTTTAGAAATATTATCCGGCCATGACATGATTAAAGAACAATATGGAGTGCCATTATTAGATAAAGACGGAAGCTCACCTAGATTAAATGAATTCAGCATGTGGTGCGAAGACCAAGATCCATGTGTGACTGGTGTTGTAATGGAGCCAGAtgatcaaagaaatagCTCACACACTTGGTATAGAATACCTTTAGTTTGTAAATGGAGGATAACGCATCGGCCAATAAGCATACGCGGGACCATCGACGACTTATTGAACCGCATTGGATTAGAAACAGCGGATTTATTCGAGATTATATCGCCTGAGCGAGTATACGGATCGTTCAAGTACGAATACCCGCTACAGGGGGACTCTCATGCATTGCACCTCTGGTTCCATGGCGAGATCGAACTGGATGATAATTCATTGATTGTATATAACGGGAAATACCATGTTGATGTTAAACTGCAAGAAATCGACCTTTTCAGGCGTGAAAAGAATGGGCAATTAGTGCAGTATGTTCTGTTTAAAAACAATCCCGTGAACAGATAA
- the RRT8 gene encoding Rrt8p (similar to Saccharomyces cerevisiae RRT8 (YOL048C); ancestral locus Anc_7.83) yields the protein MKARVKLISHSQNSHTRDANSTTLAEKRPQPSEEPSEEDRTPKESKISRWLKVLRRQFDIWFPETIPTMKLRYELFKKNFIKEVFNSKAFMYPFLGFYEVLTNTVYWKHILLFAVCYALIFVTIAGFFYVTLVPVLVTWAILLLGPLGVILVHIQWILQTNVLTAFVCRTLVLTHITNQIFDISLVLQDQNEFLNEVKVLPKLQKSHRKIDEPDAVRNFNTIKGNWAFKVPKLLFRLFFKLTNFTSITLLSLIPIIGPILANQLMAPRRSFTYLQRYFLLKGFSKKQAKDFQYEHYASFICFGMSAGLLELIPFFTIVTISSNTVGAAKWCSSLLKGEREKKQD from the exons ATGAAAGCCAGAGTTAAGCTTATAAGTCATAGTCAAAATTCTCACACTCGAGATGCTAATTCTACAACCCTTGCAGAAAAGAGGCCGCAACCTTCAGAAGAGCCATCCGAAGAAGATAGGACTCCAAAGGAAAGTAAAATAAGTCGTTGGCTAAAGGTTTTAAGAAGACAGTTTGATATTTGGTTCCCTGAAACAATACCAACAATGAAGTTGAGATACGAGTTATTTAAGAAGAACTTCATTAAAGAAGTTTTCAACTCAAAAGCATTCATGTACCCATTTTTA GGATTCTATGAAGTACTCACAAATACCGTTTACTGGAAACATATTTTACTGTTTGCTGTTTGTTATGCTTTGATTTTTGTTACCATTGCTGGCTTTTTTTACGTCACCCTTGTACCAGTGTTAGTGACATgggcaatattattattaggCCCTCTTGGTGTTATTTTAGTTCATATTCAATGGATTCTACAAACGAATGTTTTAACTGCTTTTGTTTGCAGAACACTAGTGTTGACTCATATTACAAATCAGATATTCGATATTTCTTTGGTATTGCAAGATCAAAACGAATTCCTCAACGAGGTGAAGGTTTTACCAAAACTACAAAAATCGCATAGGAAAATTGATGAGCCTGATGCCGTGAGAAATTTCAATACAATAAAGGGAAATTGGGCTTTTAAAGTCCCCAAACTACTATTCAGATTGTTTTTTAAACTGACTAATTTCACTTCAATAACACTTCTGTCACTAATTCCTATAATAGGGCCCATATTAGCAAACCAACTGATGGCCCCAAGAAGAAGCTTCACCTATTTACAAAGGTACTTCCTACTAAAGGGGTTCAGTAAGAAACAGGCTAAAGATTTCCAATATGAGCATTACGCAAGTTTCATATGCTTCGGGATGTCTGCTGGCTTATTGGAGTTAATACCATTCTTCACAATAGTCACCATATCTAGTAATACCGTTGGTGCAGCGAAATGGTGTTCTTCGTTGCTAAAAGGGGAAAGAGAGAAGAAGCAAGATTAG